One window of Nymphaea colorata isolate Beijing-Zhang1983 chromosome 1, ASM883128v2, whole genome shotgun sequence genomic DNA carries:
- the LOC116246866 gene encoding uncharacterized protein LOC116246866, whose translation MDSEKPLVCVVYLGGSLVSDKDGSLSYTGGEAHLTDVDRETTFERFKSEIAEMHGGDISGLAFKYALPSNKRTLITISNDKDLKRMVDINRDNSSPEIYVLAKGSGPLVPVNETKTFQAESSTPIACNGDRLNKLSVLWENSITGVGQLFKDALEFREALRKYAIAKNFGYKFVQNDRRRVTAKCKGEGCSWRIHGSRVSTTKIIKIRVFKDVHTCERNVETQSHPHVTRFWIANVIKKKVQEDPDYKVSDIVKDIYQDYGLKLNYSQAWRGKETAREQLLGKDIDFYKQLPRYCEKLIDTNPGSIATLATTAEERFHRLFVSFHACISGFEHGCRPLIFLDGTILKSKYGGTLFVAASVDANDDIFPVAFAVVGQEDYDNWHWFLLQLKSALSTSRLLTFVSDRHKGLQEAVPEVFENCDHAFCLRYLTRNLKKEMMAAYSKEVKDVLVELIFGAARASRTDEFHACLESIRSVSPEAAAWIMGVDPSRWANLYFRGSRYNQMATNVIEFIDSWISKACDFPVLKLVEVMRCEITELFRTRLENSTKWNTSLTPKAEEKLHKEMDRAPLLSVSVSSATVFEVIDDHINKVDLERWECSCLNWKLMGLPCRHAIAALNCIGQSAYEFCERYFTSDCYRLTYSETINPVLDIDSISSTTNMEMVVDSYPNVELPKTRRLRGRPRKRRLESQEIEKRTLLCSKCKGPGHNKTTCKAYALTTT comes from the exons ATGGATAGTGAGAAACCTCTGGTCTGTGTGGTCTATCTTGGTGGCTCGCTTGTGAGTGACAAGGATGGTTCCTTATCTTACACTGGCGGAGAAGCCCATCTAACAGATGTTGACCGTGAGACCACATTTGAGCGGTTTAAATCTGAGATAGCTGAGATGCATGGCGGCGACATCTCTGGTTTGGCCTTCAAATATGCTCTACCAAGCAATAAACGGACTCTCATCACGATCTCAAATGACAAGGATTTGAAGCGGATGGTTGACATTAACCGCGATAATTCATCACCAGAAATCTATGTATTGGCAAAGGGTAGTGGCCCTCTGGTCCCTGTCAATGAGACCAAAACATTCCAAGCAG AGTCATCAACACCTATTGCATGCAATGGTGATAGGCTGAACAAGTTGAGTGTTTTGTGGGAGAATTCCATTACCGGTGTAGGTCAGTTGTTCAAGGATGCACTTGAATTTCGTGAAGCATTACGTAAATATGCCATTGCAAAGAATTTTGGTTACAAGTTTGTTCAAAATGACCGTAGGCGTGTGACTGCTAAGTGCAAAGGTGAAGGGTGTTCATGGCGAATACATGGTTCCAGGGTTTCCACgacaaaaattattaaaataagaGTTTTCAAGGATGTGCATACATGTGAAAGAAATGTTGAAACACAGAGTCATCCACATGTGACCAGGTTCTGGATTGCAAATGTGATTAAAAAGAAGGTTCAAGAAGATCCAGATTATAAAGTTTCAGATATTGTGAAAGATATCTACCAGGATTATGGTTTGAAACTTAACTATTCACAGGCTTGGCGTGGTAAGGAGACAGCAAGGGAGCAACTTCTTGGCAAGGACATAGATTTTTATAAGCAATTGCCTCGTTACTGTGAAAAGCTGATTGATACCAACCCAGGTAGCATTGCTACATTGGCTACTACGGCTGAAGAGCGTTTCCATCGTCTTTTTGTATCATTTCATGCATGTATTTCTGGATTTGAACATGGCTGCCGGCCGTTGATTTTCCTTGATGGTACCATACTGAAGTCAAAGTATGGAGGGACTCTCTTTGTTGCTGCTTCTGTTGATGCAAATGATGATATCTTTCCTGTTGCATTTGCTGTGGTTGGACAAGAAGACTATGATAATTGGCACTGGTTCCTTCTTCAATTGAAATCTGCATTATCAACTTCTCGTCTGCTGACATTTGTATCAGATAGGCACAAGGGATTACAAGAAGCTGTGCCAGAAGTGTTTGAAAACTGTGATCATGCCTTTTGCTTGCGGTATTTAACAAGAAACTTGAAGAAGGAAATGATGGCAGCATACTCTAAAGAGGTTAAAGATGTGCTAGTTGAATTAATCTTTGGTGCTGCTAGAGCAAGCAGGACCGATGAATTTCATGCTTGCCTGGAGAGCATAAGATCTGTGTCACCTGAGGCAGCTGCCTGGATCATGGGTGTGGATCCTTCACGGTGGGCAAATTTATACTTCAGGGGATCACGTTACAATCAAATGGCAACAAATGTGATAGAGTTCATCGATAGTTGGATATCAAAGGCATGTGATTTCCCAGTGCTTAAGCTAGTGGAGGTTATGCGTTGTGAGATAACAGAGCTATTTCGTACGCGTTTGGAGAATTCTACTAAATGGAATACCAGTCTCACTCCTAAAGCTGAAGAGAAATTGCACAAGGAGATGGATCGTGCTCCTTTGCTTTCTGTGTCTGTTTCCTCTGCCACGGTGTTTGAAGTGATTGATGATCATATTAACAAAGTTGACCTTGAAAGATGGGAATGCTCGTGCCTCAACTGGAAACTTATGGGTTTGCCCTGTAGGCATGCTATTGCAGCTCTTAATTGCATTGGCCAAAGTGCTTATGAGTTTTGTGAGAGATATTTCACGTCTGATTGTTATAGGTTGACTTATTCAGAGACCATCAACCCTGTTCTTGACATCGACTCCATAAGTTCCACTACAAATATGGAGATGGTAGTTGATTCATATCCAAATGTTGAGCTTCCTAAGACCCGTCGTTTGCGTGGACGTCCTAGGAAAAGGCGATTAGAAtcacaagaaattgaaaaaaggaCACTTCTTTGCAGTAAATGCAAGGGGCCTGGTCACAACAAAACTACATGTAAAGCATATGCACTGACGACTACCTGA